A single window of Ovis canadensis isolate MfBH-ARS-UI-01 breed Bighorn chromosome 15, ARS-UI_OviCan_v2, whole genome shotgun sequence DNA harbors:
- the API5 gene encoding apoptosis inhibitor 5 isoform X1 — protein sequence MPTVEELYRNYGILADATEQVGQHKDAYQVILDGVKGGTKEKRLAAQFIPKFFKHFPELADSAINAQLDLCEDEDVSIRRQAIKELPQFATGENLPRVADILTQLLQTDDSAEFNLVNNALLSIFKMDAKGTLGGLFSQILQGEDIVRERAIKFLSTKLKTLPDEVLTKEVEELILTESKKVLEDVTGEEFVLFMKILSGLKSLQTVSGRQQLVELVAEQADLEQTFNPSDPDCVDRLLQCTRQAVPLFSKNVHSTRFVTYFCEQVLPNLSSLTTPVEGLDIQLEVLKLLAEMSSFCGDMEKLETNLRKLFDKLLEYMPLPPEEAENGENAGNEEPKLQFSYVECLLYSFHQLGRKLPDFLTAKLNAEKLKDFKIRLQYFARGLQVYIRQLRLALQGKTGEALKTDENKIKVVALKITNNINVLIKDLFHIPPSYKSTVTLSWKPVQKVELGQKRASEDTTSGSPPKKSSAGPKRDARQIYNPPSGKYSSNLSNFNYEQRGAFRGSRGGRGWGARGNRSRGRLY from the exons cATAAAGATGCTTATCAAGTGATACTGGATGGTGTCAAAGGTGGTACCAAGGAAAAAAGATTAGCAGCTCAGTTTATTCCAAAattctttaagcattttccagAATTGGCTGATTCTGCTATCAATGCACAGTTAGACCTCTGTGAAGATGAAGACGTATCG ATTCGACGGCAAGCAATTAAAGAGCTGCCTCAGTTTGCCACTGGAGAAAATCTCCCCCGAGTGGCAGATATACTAACCCAACTTTTGCAAACAG ATGACTCTGCAGAGTTTAACTTAGTGAACAATGCCCTCTTAAGTATATTTAAGATGGATGCAAAAG GGACTTTAGGTGGCTTGTTCAGCCAAATACTTCAAGGAGAGGACATTGTTAGAGAGCGAGCAATTAAATTCCTTTCTACAAAACTTAAAACTTTACCAGATGAAGTCTTAACAAAGGAGGTAGAGGAACTTATTCTAACTGAATCCAAAAAG GTGCTAGAAGATGTGACTGGTGAAGAATTTGTCCTGTTCATGAAGATACTGTCTGGGTTAAAAAGCTTACAGACAGTGAGTGGAAGGCAGCAACTGGTAGAGCTGGTGGCTGAGCAGGCTGACCTGGAGCAAACCTTCAACCCCTCGGACCCTGACTGTGTGGACAGGCTTTTGCAGTGCACTCGGCAGGCGGTACCCCTCTTCTCT AAAAATGTTCATTCCACAAGGTTTGTGACTTATTTCTGTGAGCAAGTTCTCCCTAACCTCAGTTCCTTGACTACCCCAGTGGAAGGTCTTGATATACAGTTGGAG GTATTAAAACTCTTGGCCGAAATGAGTTCATTTTGTGGTGACATGGAAAAGCTAGAAACAAATTTAAGGAAACTATTTGATAAATTATTG gAGTACATGCCCCTCCCTCCAGAAGAAGCAGAAAATGGGGAGAACGCCGGTAATGAAGAACCCAAGCTGCAGTTCAGTTACGTGGAATGTTTGTTGTATAGCTTTCACCAGTTGGGCCGAAAACTTCCAGATTTCTTAACAGCTAAGCTGAATGCAGAAAAGCTCAAAGATTTCAAAATCAG GCTGCAGTACTTTGCACGGGGCCTGCAGGTTTATATCAGACAACTTCGCTTGGCTCTCCAAGGTAAAACAGGCGAGGCCTTAAAAACAGatgag AACAAGATTAAAGTCGTTGCAttgaaaataacaaataatattAATGTTTTAATCAAG gATCTCTTCCATATTCCTCCTTCTTATAAGAGCACAGTAACATTATCCTGGAAGCCTGTACAGAAGGTTGAACTTGG GCAAAAGAGAGCCAGTGAAGATACAACTTCAGGTTCACCTCCCAAGAAATCTTCAGCAGGACCAAAAAGGGATGCCAGGCAGATTTATAATCCTCCTAGTGGGAAATATAGCAGCAATTTGAGCAACTTTAATTATG AGCAGAGAGGAGCCTTCAGGGGAAGTAGAGGTGGCCGAGGTTGGGGCGCACGAGGAAATCGTAGTCGGGGAAGACTCTACTGA
- the API5 gene encoding apoptosis inhibitor 5 isoform X2, with translation MPTVEELYRNYGILADATEQVGQHKDAYQVILDGVKGGTKEKRLAAQFIPKFFKHFPELADSAINAQLDLCEDEDVSIRRQAIKELPQFATGENLPRVADILTQLLQTDDSAEFNLVNNALLSIFKMDAKGTLGGLFSQILQGEDIVRERAIKFLSTKLKTLPDEVLTKEVEELILTESKKVLEDVTGEEFVLFMKILSGLKSLQTVSGRQQLVELVAEQADLEQTFNPSDPDCVDRLLQCTRQAVPLFSKNVHSTRFVTYFCEQVLPNLSSLTTPVEGLDIQLEVLKLLAEMSSFCGDMEKLETNLRKLFDKLLEYMPLPPEEAENGENAGNEEPKLQFSYVECLLYSFHQLGRKLPDFLTAKLNAEKLKDFKIRLQYFARGLQVYIRQLRLALQGKTGEALKTDENKIKVVALKITNNINVLIKDLFHIPPSYKSTVTLSWKPVQKVELGQKRASEDTTSGSPPKKSSAGPKRDARQIYNPPSGKYSSNLSNFNYERSLQGK, from the exons cATAAAGATGCTTATCAAGTGATACTGGATGGTGTCAAAGGTGGTACCAAGGAAAAAAGATTAGCAGCTCAGTTTATTCCAAAattctttaagcattttccagAATTGGCTGATTCTGCTATCAATGCACAGTTAGACCTCTGTGAAGATGAAGACGTATCG ATTCGACGGCAAGCAATTAAAGAGCTGCCTCAGTTTGCCACTGGAGAAAATCTCCCCCGAGTGGCAGATATACTAACCCAACTTTTGCAAACAG ATGACTCTGCAGAGTTTAACTTAGTGAACAATGCCCTCTTAAGTATATTTAAGATGGATGCAAAAG GGACTTTAGGTGGCTTGTTCAGCCAAATACTTCAAGGAGAGGACATTGTTAGAGAGCGAGCAATTAAATTCCTTTCTACAAAACTTAAAACTTTACCAGATGAAGTCTTAACAAAGGAGGTAGAGGAACTTATTCTAACTGAATCCAAAAAG GTGCTAGAAGATGTGACTGGTGAAGAATTTGTCCTGTTCATGAAGATACTGTCTGGGTTAAAAAGCTTACAGACAGTGAGTGGAAGGCAGCAACTGGTAGAGCTGGTGGCTGAGCAGGCTGACCTGGAGCAAACCTTCAACCCCTCGGACCCTGACTGTGTGGACAGGCTTTTGCAGTGCACTCGGCAGGCGGTACCCCTCTTCTCT AAAAATGTTCATTCCACAAGGTTTGTGACTTATTTCTGTGAGCAAGTTCTCCCTAACCTCAGTTCCTTGACTACCCCAGTGGAAGGTCTTGATATACAGTTGGAG GTATTAAAACTCTTGGCCGAAATGAGTTCATTTTGTGGTGACATGGAAAAGCTAGAAACAAATTTAAGGAAACTATTTGATAAATTATTG gAGTACATGCCCCTCCCTCCAGAAGAAGCAGAAAATGGGGAGAACGCCGGTAATGAAGAACCCAAGCTGCAGTTCAGTTACGTGGAATGTTTGTTGTATAGCTTTCACCAGTTGGGCCGAAAACTTCCAGATTTCTTAACAGCTAAGCTGAATGCAGAAAAGCTCAAAGATTTCAAAATCAG GCTGCAGTACTTTGCACGGGGCCTGCAGGTTTATATCAGACAACTTCGCTTGGCTCTCCAAGGTAAAACAGGCGAGGCCTTAAAAACAGatgag AACAAGATTAAAGTCGTTGCAttgaaaataacaaataatattAATGTTTTAATCAAG gATCTCTTCCATATTCCTCCTTCTTATAAGAGCACAGTAACATTATCCTGGAAGCCTGTACAGAAGGTTGAACTTGG GCAAAAGAGAGCCAGTGAAGATACAACTTCAGGTTCACCTCCCAAGAAATCTTCAGCAGGACCAAAAAGGGATGCCAGGCAGATTTATAATCCTCCTAGTGGGAAATATAGCAGCAATTTGAGCAACTTTAATTATG AGAGGAGCCTTCAGGGGAAGTAG